Proteins co-encoded in one Streptomyces sp. SLBN-31 genomic window:
- a CDS encoding TerB family tellurite resistance protein, with the protein MLPVRGRNGRAARPARLLGTRTAWTPVGDGEFFCPGCGGDRNYQRLTGRRRFTLLGVPVLPRGETGPVVECAACHRHFGTDALDHPTTTRFSAMLRDAVHTVALAVLAAGGTCSRTSLETAASAVRAAGFDDCTEEQLQALVDALAADTGRVYGPSCGAGLAIELHEALDPLAPHLAPVGRESILLQGARIALADGPYTPAERDVLSTVGAALTICADDVTRLLAAARTPS; encoded by the coding sequence GTGCTGCCAGTACGGGGACGAAACGGCCGAGCCGCCAGGCCTGCGCGCCTCCTGGGCACCCGCACCGCGTGGACGCCCGTAGGGGACGGCGAGTTCTTCTGCCCGGGCTGCGGAGGCGACCGCAACTACCAGCGCCTCACCGGCCGCCGCCGCTTCACCCTCCTCGGCGTCCCGGTGCTGCCGCGCGGCGAGACCGGCCCGGTCGTCGAGTGCGCCGCCTGCCACCGCCACTTCGGCACCGACGCCCTGGACCACCCCACCACCACCCGCTTCTCCGCGATGCTCCGCGACGCCGTGCACACCGTCGCCCTCGCGGTGCTTGCCGCGGGCGGCACCTGCTCGCGCACCTCCCTGGAGACCGCCGCGAGCGCGGTCCGCGCGGCCGGGTTCGACGACTGCACGGAGGAACAGCTTCAGGCCCTGGTCGACGCCCTGGCCGCCGACACCGGCCGGGTCTACGGCCCGTCCTGCGGCGCGGGCCTGGCCATCGAGCTCCACGAGGCCCTCGACCCGCTCGCCCCGCACCTCGCCCCCGTCGGCCGCGAATCGATCCTGCTGCAGGGCGCCCGCATCGCCCTGGCCGACGGCCCCTACACCCCGGCCGAACGCGACGTCCTCAGCACGGTCGGCGCCGCCCTCACCATCTGCGCCGACGACGTGACCCGGCTGCTGGCGGCGGCCCGGACGCCGTCCTGA
- a CDS encoding MMPL family transporter: MGAVRTSARPGARRRRAVPWAVLALWLAALVLAGPLAGKFSGIQQNRSVDYLPDSADSTQVARVQDRLPGGESTDLVLVYHRDGGLTAADRNKAARQIAEITGRYEITGRPHAVPSRDGTTVMYPVSSTGPGQDDDKRDAFVDGVREVADGGAGLTVQVGGPGALNADMGKVFGSIDGTLLYATLGVVTALLILIYRSPFLWLVPLSVAGVAAGMAMAAGYGLHEAFGVTVTGQSGGVMTVLVLGAGTDYALLLISRYREELRRHERPYDAMRAALRGCGPAILASSGTVAAGLLCLLAADLNSSSGMGPVGTVGVLAALVAMTTLLPALLVVLGRRVFWPLIPAFGSEPKARRSLFSAMGDSAARRPAAVLAGGAVLLGALALGALNLPGTLKQEDSFTKRPESIAAAQTLTRAYPGRSSQPITVIAPTGRTDAVLAEARTTDGVAQATAGRSGSGWTEISVYATAAPESAGETRTIEALRAGLDDTYGTYVGGPSAQQLDLADSQVRDREVVVPLVLAAVFVILVGLLRSLVAPLMLLVAVVAVWGAALGIGGLAFGPVLGFHGTDSGLGLLSFVFLVALGVDYGIFLMHRMREESIAGAEPRAAALTALRTTGGVIASAGVVLAATFAVLTTLPLVALVELGFVIAVGVLLDTFLVRTYLVTTASVLLERRVWWPGRLSREPEPLPVRRQPETV; encoded by the coding sequence ATGGGGGCCGTAAGGACAAGCGCACGGCCAGGCGCACGGCGTCGACGGGCCGTGCCCTGGGCGGTGCTCGCGCTGTGGCTGGCCGCCCTGGTGCTGGCCGGGCCGCTCGCCGGGAAGTTCTCCGGCATCCAGCAGAACCGCTCCGTCGACTACCTGCCCGACAGCGCCGACTCCACCCAGGTGGCCCGCGTCCAGGACCGGCTGCCCGGCGGCGAGTCCACCGACCTGGTGCTCGTCTACCACCGCGACGGCGGCCTCACCGCCGCCGACCGGAACAAGGCCGCGCGGCAGATCGCCGAGATCACCGGCAGGTACGAGATCACCGGGCGCCCGCACGCGGTCCCCTCCCGCGACGGCACGACCGTCATGTACCCCGTCTCCAGCACCGGCCCCGGCCAGGACGACGACAAGCGCGACGCCTTCGTCGACGGCGTGCGCGAGGTCGCCGACGGCGGCGCCGGGCTCACCGTCCAGGTCGGCGGCCCCGGCGCCCTCAACGCCGACATGGGCAAGGTCTTCGGCAGCATCGACGGCACCCTGCTCTACGCCACCCTCGGCGTCGTCACCGCCCTGCTGATCCTCATCTACCGCAGCCCCTTCCTGTGGCTGGTGCCGCTCAGCGTCGCCGGCGTCGCGGCCGGCATGGCGATGGCCGCCGGATACGGCCTGCACGAGGCGTTCGGCGTCACCGTCACCGGCCAGAGCGGCGGCGTCATGACGGTCCTGGTGCTGGGCGCGGGCACCGACTACGCGCTGCTGCTCATCTCCCGCTACCGCGAGGAGCTACGGCGCCACGAGCGCCCGTACGACGCCATGCGGGCCGCGCTGCGCGGCTGCGGACCGGCGATCCTCGCCTCCTCGGGCACGGTCGCGGCCGGGCTGCTGTGCCTGCTCGCCGCCGACCTCAACAGCAGCAGCGGCATGGGCCCCGTCGGCACGGTGGGGGTGCTCGCCGCACTGGTCGCCATGACGACCCTGCTGCCCGCCCTCCTGGTCGTCCTCGGCCGCCGCGTCTTCTGGCCGCTGATCCCCGCCTTCGGCAGCGAACCGAAGGCACGCCGGTCGCTGTTCTCGGCGATGGGCGACTCCGCCGCGCGCCGGCCGGCCGCCGTCCTCGCCGGCGGCGCCGTACTGCTCGGCGCGCTGGCGCTGGGCGCCCTCAACCTCCCGGGCACCCTCAAGCAGGAGGACTCCTTCACCAAGCGGCCCGAGTCGATCGCCGCCGCCCAGACCCTCACCCGCGCCTACCCCGGCCGCAGCAGCCAGCCCATCACCGTCATCGCCCCCACCGGCCGGACGGACGCCGTCCTGGCCGAGGCCCGGACCACGGACGGGGTGGCCCAGGCGACCGCCGGACGCAGCGGCTCCGGCTGGACCGAGATCTCCGTCTACGCCACCGCGGCACCCGAGTCGGCCGGCGAGACCCGCACCATCGAGGCCCTGCGCGCCGGACTCGACGACACCTACGGCACCTACGTCGGCGGACCCAGCGCCCAGCAGCTCGACCTGGCCGACAGCCAGGTCCGCGACCGCGAGGTCGTCGTGCCGCTCGTCCTGGCCGCCGTGTTCGTGATCCTCGTGGGACTGCTGCGCAGCCTCGTCGCGCCGCTGATGCTGCTCGTCGCCGTCGTGGCGGTGTGGGGCGCCGCGCTCGGGATCGGCGGCCTGGCGTTCGGACCCGTGCTCGGCTTCCACGGCACGGACTCGGGCCTCGGCCTGCTGTCCTTCGTCTTCCTGGTGGCCCTCGGCGTCGACTACGGCATCTTCCTCATGCACCGCATGCGCGAGGAGTCGATCGCCGGCGCCGAGCCGCGGGCCGCCGCGCTGACCGCGCTGCGCACCACCGGTGGGGTGATCGCCTCGGCGGGCGTCGTGCTCGCCGCGACCTTCGCCGTGCTGACCACGCTGCCGCTGGTGGCGCTGGTCGAGCTCGGCTTCGTGATCGCGGTCGGCGTGCTGCTGGACACCTTCCTGGTGCGCACCTACCTGGTCACGACCGCGAGCGTGCTGCTGGAGCGGCGGGTGTGGTGGCCGGGACGGCTGTCACGGGAACCGGAACCGCTGCCGGTGCGGCGACAGCCCGAGACCGTGTGA
- a CDS encoding dipeptide/oligopeptide/nickel ABC transporter permease/ATP-binding protein, with translation MFTRARLTEVLARPGIRLRGLRRLTPPSKAAVCFLTVVVLVAVLAPLIAPDDPLDQQVPAGGTGHPSAGHWMGQDSLGRDILSRLMYGARWSLAIGLGATALALVVGALIGAVAATSRKAVDETLMRCLDVVMAFPGIALAAVLVAVFGGGITVLICAIAFLFTPPVARVVRANVLDQYGEDYVTAERVIGARTPHIVLRHVAVNCAAPVLVFCTVQVAEAIVFEASLSFIGAGVRPPDPSWGSVIADGKNMVLTGGWWATVFPGLLMLVTVLSLNILSEGVSDAWASPAGRQVGLASDEDRWEAPEAGSGEVLALPGLVEAAARLRGRRAGEGAMGGGSAGAASSGPVAQFPAPLRGPAPPSVLSVESLAIGFEGRHGGVDIVDGISFDVRPGEVLGLVGESGCGKSLTALTVMGLQPRGARVGGHVRFQGRELLSLSPRVRRRLLGHEMAMVYQDALSSLNPAMTVRAQLKQVVRRGGRRSPAELLTMVGLDPARTLRSYPHELSGGQRQRVLIAMALSRDPKLIVADEPTTALDVTVQAQVMELLLRLRGELGFALVLVSHDLALVADVTDRVAVMYGGQIVETGVTADLVEAPAHHYTRGLLGSVLSLESAAARMTQIRGVVPSPADFPAGCRFADRCPRATEVCRATAPALLGTPTHAAACHHPAVELVASEPEAVQ, from the coding sequence ATGTTCACGCGCGCACGGCTCACCGAGGTCCTCGCCCGCCCCGGCATCCGCCTGCGCGGCCTGCGCCGGCTGACCCCGCCGTCGAAGGCCGCCGTGTGCTTCCTGACGGTGGTGGTACTGGTGGCGGTGCTCGCCCCGCTGATCGCGCCGGACGACCCCCTCGACCAGCAGGTGCCCGCCGGCGGCACCGGGCACCCCTCCGCCGGGCACTGGATGGGCCAGGACAGCCTCGGCCGGGACATCCTCAGCCGGCTCATGTACGGGGCCCGCTGGTCGCTGGCGATCGGCCTCGGGGCGACGGCCCTCGCGCTGGTCGTCGGCGCGCTGATCGGCGCCGTGGCGGCGACCTCCCGCAAGGCCGTCGACGAGACGCTGATGCGCTGCCTGGACGTGGTGATGGCGTTCCCGGGCATCGCGCTGGCCGCCGTGCTGGTGGCCGTGTTCGGCGGCGGCATCACCGTGCTGATCTGCGCGATCGCGTTCCTGTTCACCCCACCCGTGGCGCGCGTAGTGCGGGCCAACGTCCTCGACCAGTACGGCGAGGACTACGTGACGGCGGAACGGGTCATCGGCGCGCGCACCCCGCACATCGTGCTCAGGCACGTGGCCGTCAACTGTGCCGCTCCGGTCCTGGTGTTCTGCACCGTGCAGGTCGCCGAGGCCATCGTCTTCGAGGCGTCGCTGTCCTTCATCGGGGCGGGGGTGCGGCCGCCCGACCCGTCGTGGGGCAGCGTCATCGCCGACGGCAAGAACATGGTGCTGACCGGGGGGTGGTGGGCCACGGTCTTTCCGGGGCTGCTGATGCTGGTGACCGTGTTGTCGCTGAACATCCTCTCCGAGGGGGTGTCGGACGCGTGGGCCTCGCCGGCCGGGCGGCAAGTGGGGTTGGCATCCGACGAGGACCGCTGGGAGGCGCCGGAGGCGGGGAGCGGGGAGGTGTTGGCGCTGCCGGGGCTGGTGGAGGCGGCGGCGAGGTTGCGGGGGCGGCGCGCGGGAGAGGGTGCCATGGGGGGTGGTTCGGCGGGTGCGGCGTCGTCCGGGCCGGTCGCGCAGTTCCCCGCGCCCCTACGGGGCCCTGCCCCACCGTCGGTCTTGAGCGTGGAGAGCCTTGCCATCGGGTTTGAGGGGCGCCACGGCGGTGTTGACATCGTCGACGGGATCTCCTTCGACGTGCGTCCCGGGGAGGTTCTCGGGCTGGTGGGTGAGTCGGGGTGTGGGAAGTCGCTCACCGCGCTGACGGTCATGGGGCTGCAGCCCCGCGGTGCTCGCGTCGGCGGTCATGTGCGGTTCCAGGGGCGGGAGTTGCTCTCCCTGTCCCCCCGCGTACGCCGCCGTCTCCTCGGGCACGAGATGGCGATGGTCTACCAGGACGCGCTGTCCTCGCTCAACCCCGCGATGACCGTCCGCGCGCAGCTCAAGCAGGTCGTACGGCGTGGTGGTCGCCGTAGCCCCGCGGAGTTGCTGACGATGGTCGGGCTCGACCCGGCCCGGACCCTGCGGAGTTATCCGCACGAGCTGTCCGGCGGGCAGCGGCAGCGTGTGCTGATCGCCATGGCGCTGTCCCGGGATCCGAAGCTGATCGTCGCCGACGAGCCGACGACCGCGCTGGACGTCACCGTCCAGGCGCAGGTGATGGAGCTGCTGCTGCGCCTGCGCGGGGAGTTGGGCTTCGCGCTGGTCCTCGTCTCGCACGACCTGGCGCTGGTGGCCGACGTCACCGACCGGGTGGCGGTGATGTACGGCGGGCAGATCGTGGAGACGGGCGTGACCGCCGATCTGGTGGAGGCGCCGGCCCACCACTACACCCGCGGCCTGCTCGGCAGTGTGCTGTCGCTGGAGTCGGCGGCCGCCCGCATGACGCAGATCAGGGGCGTCGTCCCCTCCCCCGCCGACTTCCCGGCGGGCTGCCGCTTCGCCGACCGCTGTCCGCGGGCGACGGAGGTGTGCCGCGCGACGGCGCCCGCCCTGCTGGGCACCCCCACCCATGCGGCGGCCTGTCACCACCCGGCGGTCGAACTCGTGGCGTCGGAGCCGGAGGCCGTGCAGTGA
- a CDS encoding response regulator transcription factor, translating into MTIRVLLADDQTLVRAAFAMLVESARDMAVVGQAGTGREAVELARGERPDLVVMDVRMPDLDGIEATRLIAADEDLAAVKVLVLTTYDTDENIVEALRAGASGFLVKDTRPAELLDAIRTVAAGEALLSPGPTARLIERFLRSPSVPAAGGPECLSEREREVLTLVARGLNNTEVGESLGLSPLTAKTHVSRIMGKLGARDRAQLVIVAYESGLVTPGTMGP; encoded by the coding sequence ATGACCATCCGCGTACTGCTCGCCGACGACCAGACCCTCGTACGGGCCGCGTTCGCGATGCTCGTCGAGTCGGCGCGGGACATGGCGGTCGTGGGCCAGGCGGGCACCGGCCGGGAGGCCGTGGAGCTGGCCCGCGGCGAGCGCCCCGACCTGGTGGTGATGGACGTCCGCATGCCCGACCTGGACGGCATCGAGGCGACCCGGCTGATCGCGGCCGACGAGGACCTCGCCGCGGTGAAGGTGCTGGTCCTCACCACCTACGACACCGACGAGAACATCGTGGAGGCGCTGCGGGCCGGGGCCTCCGGGTTCCTGGTGAAGGACACCCGACCGGCCGAACTGCTGGACGCCATCCGCACGGTGGCGGCGGGGGAGGCCCTGCTGTCGCCGGGGCCGACGGCGCGGCTGATCGAACGCTTCCTGCGCAGCCCGTCCGTGCCGGCCGCGGGCGGACCGGAGTGCCTGTCGGAGCGGGAGCGGGAGGTGCTCACGCTCGTCGCCCGGGGACTGAACAACACCGAGGTGGGTGAATCCCTCGGCTTGAGTCCGCTGACCGCGAAGACGCACGTCAGCCGCATCATGGGCAAGCTGGGGGCCCGGGACCGGGCCCAACTGGTGATCGTGGCCTACGAGTCGGGACTGGTCACTCCGGGAACCATGGGGCCGTGA
- the leuA gene encoding 2-isopropylmalate synthase encodes MANRQQPSSMPIHKYGRYEQVDIPDRTWPEKRITQAPRWLSTDLRDGNQALIDPMSPERKRRMFDQLVKMGYKEIEVGFPASGQTDFDFVRSIIEEPGAIPDDVTISVLTQAREDLIERTVESLKGAKRATVHLYNATAPVFRRVVFRGSKDDIKQIAVDGTRLVMEYAEKLLGPETEFGYQYSPEIFTDTELDFALEVCEAVMDVYQPGPGREIILNLPATVERSTPSTHADRFEWMGRNLSRREYVCLSVHPHNDRGTAVAAAELALMAGADRIEGCLFGQGERTGNVDLVTLGMNLFSQGVDPQIDFSDIDEIRRTWEYCNQMEVHPRHPYVGDLVYTSFSGSHQDAIKKGFDAMEADAAAKGVTVDDIEWAVPYLPIDPKDVGRSYEAVIRVNSQSGKGGIAYVLKNDHKLDLPRRMQIEFSKLIQAKTDAEGGEVTGSDIWAVFQDEYLPNPANPWGRIQVKNGQSTTDTDGVDTLRVEATVDGEDTVLTGSGNGPISAFFDALAKVGIDARLLDYQEHTMSEGASAQAASYIECAIDDKVLWGIGIDANTTRASLKAVVSAVNRAAR; translated from the coding sequence ATGGCGAACCGCCAGCAGCCCAGCAGCATGCCGATCCACAAGTACGGCCGCTACGAGCAGGTCGACATCCCGGACCGCACCTGGCCCGAGAAGCGGATCACCCAGGCCCCGCGGTGGCTGTCGACCGACCTGCGCGACGGCAACCAGGCGCTGATCGACCCGATGTCGCCCGAGCGCAAGCGCCGGATGTTCGACCAGCTGGTCAAGATGGGCTACAAGGAGATCGAGGTCGGTTTCCCGGCGTCGGGCCAGACGGACTTCGACTTCGTGCGGTCGATCATCGAAGAGCCCGGGGCGATCCCCGACGACGTGACCATCTCCGTACTGACCCAGGCCCGCGAGGACCTGATCGAGCGGACCGTGGAGTCCCTGAAGGGCGCCAAGCGGGCCACCGTCCACCTGTACAACGCCACCGCGCCGGTCTTCCGGCGCGTGGTCTTCCGCGGCTCCAAGGACGACATCAAGCAGATCGCCGTCGACGGCACCCGCCTGGTGATGGAGTACGCGGAGAAGCTGCTGGGCCCGGAGACCGAGTTCGGCTACCAGTACAGCCCCGAGATCTTCACCGACACCGAGCTGGACTTCGCGCTGGAGGTCTGCGAGGCGGTCATGGACGTCTACCAGCCCGGCCCGGGCCGCGAGATCATCCTGAACCTGCCCGCCACCGTGGAGCGTTCGACGCCGTCCACGCACGCCGACCGCTTCGAGTGGATGGGCCGCAACCTCTCCCGCCGCGAGTACGTCTGCCTGTCGGTCCACCCGCACAACGACCGCGGCACCGCCGTCGCCGCCGCGGAGCTGGCCCTGATGGCCGGCGCCGACCGCATCGAGGGCTGCCTGTTCGGCCAGGGCGAGCGCACCGGCAACGTCGACCTGGTCACCCTGGGCATGAACCTGTTCTCGCAGGGCGTCGACCCGCAGATCGACTTCTCCGACATCGACGAGATCCGTCGTACGTGGGAGTACTGCAACCAGATGGAGGTCCACCCGCGCCACCCGTACGTGGGCGACCTGGTCTACACGTCCTTCTCCGGCTCCCACCAGGACGCCATCAAGAAGGGCTTCGACGCGATGGAGGCCGACGCGGCCGCCAAGGGCGTCACCGTCGACGACATCGAGTGGGCCGTGCCGTACCTGCCGATCGACCCCAAGGACGTCGGCCGTTCCTACGAGGCCGTCATCCGCGTCAACTCGCAGTCCGGCAAGGGCGGTATCGCGTACGTCCTGAAGAACGACCACAAGCTGGACCTGCCCCGCCGTATGCAGATCGAGTTCTCGAAGCTCATCCAGGCGAAGACGGACGCCGAGGGCGGCGAGGTCACCGGCTCCGACATCTGGGCGGTCTTCCAGGACGAATACCTGCCGAACCCCGCGAACCCGTGGGGCCGCATCCAGGTCAAGAACGGCCAGTCGACCACCGACACCGACGGCGTGGACACCCTGCGCGTCGAGGCCACCGTCGACGGCGAGGACACCGTCCTGACCGGCTCGGGCAACGGTCCGATCTCGGCCTTCTTCGACGCGCTGGCGAAGGTCGGCATCGACGCCCGGCTGCTGGACTACCAGGAGCACACGATGAGCGAGGGCGCCTCCGCGCAGGCCGCCTCCTACATCGAATGCGCGATCGACGACAAGGTCCTGTGGGGAATCGGCATCGACGCGAACACGACGCGTGCGTCCCTGAAGGCGGTCGTCTCGGCGGTCAACCGCGCGGCTCGATAG
- a CDS encoding sensor histidine kinase yields MAVINRDPRTAPHGTRNDAILASVLAAVAVCLALTTDPARRPDALGWTLLLAAHVPLVWRRRRPLLVATAVLTLLAAYHALDNNHMAPTPATVVALYTVAATGTVRRTLGVGATVLSASVLVNLFSNPAGAVEILRISGWVIAVLFCGMDVRYYRQYVAAIVERAERAERTREEEARRRVAEERLRIARDLHDLLAHSITLIGVQTSVAAHVLAADPERLDRETVAKALDDIAETCRTARGELRGTLEVLREADCPDGRGPLPGLDGLPDLVEAARLAGARVEPTVRVEQAPPAVGAAAYRIVQEALTNAVRHAGPEPAVRVELNEADGALRLTVTDDGTGPTPGTAPGFGLVGMRERARSVGGTLDAGPREAGGFEVRAVLPLTTTGEENG; encoded by the coding sequence ATGGCGGTGATCAACCGCGACCCGCGCACGGCCCCGCACGGCACCCGCAACGACGCGATCCTCGCGTCTGTGCTCGCCGCGGTGGCCGTGTGCCTGGCGCTGACCACCGACCCGGCCCGCCGCCCGGACGCGCTCGGCTGGACGCTGCTGCTCGCCGCCCACGTACCGCTGGTGTGGCGGCGGCGCCGTCCACTGCTCGTCGCCACGGCGGTCCTGACGCTGCTGGCCGCCTACCACGCCCTCGACAACAACCACATGGCCCCGACGCCGGCGACCGTGGTGGCGCTCTACACGGTCGCGGCGACCGGCACGGTACGCCGCACCCTCGGCGTCGGCGCCACCGTCCTGAGCGCCTCGGTGCTGGTCAACCTCTTCAGCAACCCGGCCGGCGCGGTGGAGATCCTGCGGATCTCCGGCTGGGTCATCGCGGTCCTCTTCTGCGGCATGGACGTCCGCTACTACCGCCAGTACGTGGCCGCGATCGTCGAACGCGCCGAGCGCGCCGAACGCACTCGTGAGGAGGAGGCCCGCCGCCGCGTCGCCGAGGAACGCCTGCGCATCGCCCGCGACCTGCACGACCTGCTGGCCCACAGCATCACCCTCATCGGCGTCCAGACCTCCGTCGCCGCACATGTCCTGGCCGCCGACCCCGAGCGGCTGGACCGGGAGACGGTCGCGAAGGCCCTGGACGACATCGCGGAGACGTGCCGGACGGCGCGCGGCGAACTGCGGGGCACGCTGGAGGTGCTTCGCGAGGCCGACTGCCCCGACGGCCGCGGCCCGCTGCCCGGCCTGGACGGCCTGCCCGACCTGGTGGAGGCCGCCCGGCTCGCGGGCGCCCGGGTGGAGCCGACGGTACGGGTGGAGCAGGCCCCGCCCGCCGTGGGCGCGGCCGCCTACCGGATCGTGCAGGAGGCGCTGACGAACGCCGTCCGGCACGCCGGCCCCGAACCGGCCGTACGGGTCGAGCTGAACGAGGCGGACGGCGCCCTGCGGCTGACCGTCACCGACGACGGCACCGGGCCCACCCCCGGCACCGCGCCCGGCTTCGGGCTGGTCGGCATGCGGGAGAGAGCCCGCAGCGTCGGTGGCACACTCGACGCCGGGCCACGCGAGGCGGGCGGCTTCGAGGTGAGGGCCGTACTGCCACTGACGACGACGGGGGAAGAGAACGGATGA
- a CDS encoding ABC transporter ATP-binding protein → MNAIVELSDAHVVHRARSGRLFTRDRVYALTGADLVVAPGETVGVVGESGCGKSTLARVLVGIQRPTAGTVSFQGRDLWSMPAAERRTAVGGATGMIFQDPSTALNRRLPVRQILRDPLDVHGRGTRTQREEQVRELMSLVGLPRALADALPGQLSGGQRQRVAIARALALDPALVVADEPTSALDVSVRAQILNLLLDLKERLGLALVFVSHDIQTVRRMSDRVITMYLGRIVEESPAAEVTGRARHPYTRALFSATPGLLNPVEPIPLTGPVPSATHPPSGCPFRTRCWKADDVCASRMPDFSAASAPGHRFRCHHPVREDASTATSYGRTVPGSPE, encoded by the coding sequence GTGAACGCGATCGTCGAACTGTCCGACGCCCACGTCGTGCACAGGGCGCGCAGCGGCCGCCTGTTCACCCGGGACCGGGTGTACGCCCTGACCGGCGCCGACCTCGTCGTCGCCCCGGGTGAGACGGTGGGCGTAGTGGGCGAGTCCGGCTGCGGCAAGTCGACCCTGGCGAGGGTGCTGGTGGGCATCCAGCGCCCGACCGCCGGCACGGTGTCCTTCCAGGGCCGTGACCTGTGGTCGATGCCCGCCGCCGAGCGCCGCACGGCCGTTGGCGGCGCCACCGGGATGATCTTCCAGGACCCGTCGACGGCCCTGAACCGCCGTCTGCCGGTGCGGCAGATCCTGCGCGACCCGCTCGACGTCCACGGTCGCGGCACCAGAACGCAACGCGAGGAACAGGTACGGGAGTTGATGTCCCTCGTCGGGCTGCCCCGCGCCCTGGCCGACGCGCTGCCCGGGCAGCTGTCCGGCGGGCAGCGGCAACGGGTCGCGATCGCACGGGCGTTGGCGCTGGATCCCGCCCTGGTCGTGGCGGACGAGCCGACGAGCGCCCTGGACGTGTCGGTGCGCGCCCAGATCCTGAACCTGCTGCTGGATCTGAAGGAACGCCTGGGCCTGGCCCTGGTGTTCGTCTCGCACGACATCCAGACGGTACGGCGGATGAGCGACCGGGTGATCACCATGTATCTGGGCCGGATCGTCGAGGAGTCCCCGGCCGCCGAGGTCACCGGCCGGGCCCGGCACCCGTACACCCGGGCCCTGTTCTCGGCGACGCCCGGCCTGCTGAACCCCGTCGAACCCATCCCGCTGACCGGTCCGGTCCCGTCGGCGACGCACCCGCCGAGCGGCTGCCCGTTCCGTACCCGCTGCTGGAAGGCCGACGACGTGTGCGCGTCCCGGATGCCGGACTTCTCGGCCGCGTCGGCGCCGGGGCACCGCTTCCGCTGCCACCATCCTGTGCGGGAGGACGCCTCGACCGCGACCTCGTACGGCAGAACCGTCCCAGGGAGCCCTGAATGA
- a CDS encoding dihydrodipicolinate synthase family protein has product MTFPAPLTGVVPPVCTPLTPDREVDVPSLLRLVDHLVGAGVDGLFVLGSTSEVAYLRDAQRRLVVESVTGHVGGRLPVLAGVVDMTTPRVLDHVAAVTAAGADAVVVTAPFYARTHPAEIARHFRLVAAASPVPVIAYDIPVAVHTKLPADVVLDLATEGVLAGLKDSSGDLAAFREVVTGARVRPGITGFSVLTGSELLVDAALALGADGAVPGLANVDPDGYVRLHRLWRAGDPEGARAEQERLCALFGLVSVGDPARMGGGSSALGAFKAALHLRGVIDCPATADPQIPLSPQEVRRVGRYLAAAGLL; this is encoded by the coding sequence ATGACCTTTCCCGCCCCGCTCACCGGTGTCGTCCCGCCCGTCTGCACGCCCCTGACACCGGATCGCGAGGTGGACGTCCCCTCCCTGCTCAGGCTGGTCGACCACCTGGTCGGCGCCGGGGTGGACGGGTTGTTCGTGCTGGGCTCGACGTCGGAGGTGGCGTATTTGCGCGACGCGCAGCGCAGGCTGGTGGTGGAGTCGGTGACCGGGCACGTGGGGGGCCGGCTGCCGGTGCTGGCCGGGGTGGTCGACATGACGACGCCGAGGGTGCTGGACCATGTGGCGGCGGTGACGGCGGCCGGCGCGGACGCGGTGGTGGTGACGGCGCCCTTCTACGCGCGGACGCACCCGGCCGAGATCGCCCGCCACTTCCGCCTGGTCGCGGCCGCGTCCCCGGTCCCGGTGATCGCCTACGACATCCCGGTGGCCGTCCACACCAAGCTTCCCGCGGACGTGGTCCTGGACCTGGCCACCGAGGGCGTCCTGGCGGGTCTGAAGGACTCCAGCGGTGATCTGGCCGCCTTTCGCGAGGTCGTCACCGGTGCCCGCGTCCGCCCCGGCATCACCGGCTTCAGTGTGCTGACCGGCTCCGAACTGCTCGTCGACGCGGCCCTCGCGCTCGGCGCGGACGGCGCCGTCCCCGGCCTCGCCAACGTCGACCCGGACGGCTACGTCCGCCTCCACCGCCTGTGGCGCGCGGGCGACCCGGAAGGGGCGCGGGCCGAACAGGAGCGGCTGTGCGCCCTGTTCGGCCTGGTGTCCGTCGGGGACCCGGCGCGGATGGGCGGCGGCTCGTCGGCGCTGGGGGCCTTCAAGGCGGCGCTGCACCTGCGCGGGGTGATCGACTGCCCGGCGACCGCGGACCCGCAGATCCCGCTGTCGCCGCAGGAGGTGCGGCGGGTCGGAAGGTACCTCGCGGCGGCCGGCCTGCTCTAG